The following coding sequences lie in one Cucurbita pepo subsp. pepo cultivar mu-cu-16 chromosome LG13, ASM280686v2, whole genome shotgun sequence genomic window:
- the LOC111808228 gene encoding probable RNA helicase SDE3 isoform X1, with product MQKVDMSVFLHILRCFCCCCDDPDLDNNYREIYTANSSERFRVSNVRDSSSYQKIQPDTSAVTPLLYYDHYPNYSKAKESTLEKSSTASYNAKTSNLLQHSSKPQSSPVFPKPSSHTAAPNCGKSNSSSFRAHSLSSSTLEKTSTASYNAKTSSPLQHYSKPQSSHPTPSGSISPSSSSSSSFGAHSRSSSLLRPQEISYLRSPSPVSSDLTRSSVNQLVSSSKLPTPTPKPSYSLPSPSTTSFPEPPREPTLHPTSSSKTNAQEYILDSDSLSTLYLAPKDIEDLIKNDIVPHVLRKPLSPSTYKSYFAALLYAEDFYYKKWSDYKLRNVSLELQQITIHKRPNKKTKFNGHEKVTTTFVAFEIDSVPERRPFLLSRDLVHARLCERKLEPFQGLVYKVSRSNYQLRMNNILLVNFGEDFHSRHRKTDKYDISFTFNRVCLKRAHQAIKEASDSLLQSFLFPKSTSRKVDPYIEVTRSGQQLLDPAQKNAIRQILLLQGSPPYLIRGSPCVSSYDWAENQTRKITKTGEVVVGAVFQIYSTSPNCKILICAPRNTTCDELMISLKKVIPESNMFRAIAAFRERDEVPDDILPLCDYNRDQECFACPALDELHKYKIIFSTFMSSFRLRTKGSAPGHFSHIFLLDASAAIEPEVLVPLTKFAIDATNVIVTGQRGNHPYWVRSQIARRHGLKISYFERLEERMPYRGNNPSFISEVYEEDDESEDSFI from the exons ATGCAGAAGGTCGATATGTCAGTGTTTCTTCACATCTTGCGTTGCTTTTGCTGTTGTTGTGATGATCCTGATCTTGACAACAATTACCGTGAAATTTATACTGCTAATAGTTCTGAAAGATTCAGAGTTTCCAACGTTCGTGATTCAAGTAGTTATCAAAAAATCCAACCAGATACTTCTGCTGTAACTCCTCTTCTTTATTATGATCATTATCCAAATTATTCCAAGGCAAAAGAGTCGACATTGGAGAAGAGTAGTACAGCATCTTATAATGCCAAGACTTCAAATCTACTGCAGCATTCTAGTAAACCTCAGTCTTCACCTGTATTCCCAAAACCATCTTCCCATACTGCTGCTCCCAACTGTGGGAAATCCAATTCATCTTCCTTCAGAGCTCATTCGCTTTCATCATCGACATTGGAGAAGACTAGTACAGCATCTTATAATGCCAAGACTTCAAGTCCATTGCAGCATTATAGTAAACCTCAGTCTTCACATCCAACTCCATCAGGCTCTATTAGTCCTTCTTCGTCGTCTTCGTCTTCCTTCGGAGCCCATTCGCGTTCATCGTCACTTCTTAGACCTCAAGAGATATCGTATCTACGATCTCCTTCTCCAGTTTCCTCTGACTTAACCCGATCTTCAGTTAACCAACTTGTTTCTTCATCTAAACTGCCAACACCAACTCCAAAGCCCTCTTATTCTCTTCCCTCCCCATCTACTACATCTTTCCCCGAACCTCCTCGAGAGCCGACTCTACATCCAACTTCATCCAGTAAAACAAATGCACAGGAGTACATATTGGATTCTGATAGTTTGTCGACTTTGTACTTAGCTCCTAAGGATATTGAAGATCTGATAAAAAACGACATTGTACCTCATGTTCTGAGAAAACCTCTGTCGCCTTCAACATATAAGTCTTACTTTGCTGCCCTGCTCTATGCTGAGGACTTCTATTATAAG AAATGGAGTGATTACAAATTGAGAAATGTCAGTTTGGAGCTCCAACAAATAACAATCCATAAAAGAccgaacaagaaaacaaagttCAATGGCCATGAGAAGGTCACTACAACCTTTGTGGCATTTGAGATCGACTCTGTCCCTGAGAGGCGGCCATTTCTCTTGTCAAGGGATTTGGTTCATGCAAGGCTTTGTGAGAGGAAACTTGAGCCATTTCAG GGCCTTGTCTACAAAGTTTCCAGGAGTAATTATCAATTAAGGATGAACAACATTCTGTTGGTCAATTTTGGGGAAGACTTCCATTCTCGGCATCGCAAAACCGACAAATACGACATCAGTTTTACCTTCAACAGAGTTTGTTTAAAGAGAGCTCACCAAGCTATAAAAGAAGCGTCTGATTCTTTGCTCCAGAGTTTCCTCTTCCCTAAATCCACGTCCAGAAAAGTCGACCCCTACATCGAAGTTACACGTTCAGGCCAGCAATTACTTGACCCTGCTCAAAAGAATGCAATTCGTCAGATTTTACTCTTACAAGGTTCACCACCTTACCTAATCAGAGGTTCACCCTGTGTTAGCTCTTATGACTGGGCAGAGAATCAAACTAGGAAAATCACGAAAACAGGAGAAGTTGTTGTAGGAGCAGTGTTTCAGATTTACTCAACCTCTCCTAATTGTAAAATTCTGATATGTGCTCCCAGGAATACAACATGTGATGAGTTGATGATATCTTTGAAGAAGGTGATTCCTGAGTCGAACATGTTCCGTGCTATCGCGGCTTTTCGAGAACGAGACGAGGTCCCAGATGACATCTTACCACTGTGTGACTACAACAGGGATCAGGAGTGTTTCGCTTGTCCTGCACTTGACGAGCTCCACAAATACAAGATAATATTCTCGACGTTCATGAGCAGCTTTCGACTACGTACTAAAGGCTCGGCTCCTGGACATTTTAGCCATATTTTTCTGTTGGATGCATCGGCAGCTATCGAGCCTGAGGTGCTAGTTCCCTTGACTAAGTTTGCAATAGATGCTACTAATGTCATAGTTACGGGACAAAGAGGGAATCATCCATATTGGGTACGGTCACAAATTGCTCGAAGACATGGATTGAAGATATCATATTTTGAGAGACTTGAGGAGAGGATGCCATATAGAGGCAATAATCCATCCTTCATTTCAGAGGTATatgaggaagatgatgaaagtgAGGATAGCTTTATATGA
- the LOC111808228 gene encoding probable RNA helicase SDE3 isoform X2: MSVFLHILRCFCCCCDDPDLDNNYREIYTANSSERFRVSNVRDSSSYQKIQPDTSAVTPLLYYDHYPNYSKAKESTLEKSSTASYNAKTSNLLQHSSKPQSSPVFPKPSSHTAAPNCGKSNSSSFRAHSLSSSTLEKTSTASYNAKTSSPLQHYSKPQSSHPTPSGSISPSSSSSSSFGAHSRSSSLLRPQEISYLRSPSPVSSDLTRSSVNQLVSSSKLPTPTPKPSYSLPSPSTTSFPEPPREPTLHPTSSSKTNAQEYILDSDSLSTLYLAPKDIEDLIKNDIVPHVLRKPLSPSTYKSYFAALLYAEDFYYKKWSDYKLRNVSLELQQITIHKRPNKKTKFNGHEKVTTTFVAFEIDSVPERRPFLLSRDLVHARLCERKLEPFQGLVYKVSRSNYQLRMNNILLVNFGEDFHSRHRKTDKYDISFTFNRVCLKRAHQAIKEASDSLLQSFLFPKSTSRKVDPYIEVTRSGQQLLDPAQKNAIRQILLLQGSPPYLIRGSPCVSSYDWAENQTRKITKTGEVVVGAVFQIYSTSPNCKILICAPRNTTCDELMISLKKVIPESNMFRAIAAFRERDEVPDDILPLCDYNRDQECFACPALDELHKYKIIFSTFMSSFRLRTKGSAPGHFSHIFLLDASAAIEPEVLVPLTKFAIDATNVIVTGQRGNHPYWVRSQIARRHGLKISYFERLEERMPYRGNNPSFISEVYEEDDESEDSFI, from the exons ATGTCAGTGTTTCTTCACATCTTGCGTTGCTTTTGCTGTTGTTGTGATGATCCTGATCTTGACAACAATTACCGTGAAATTTATACTGCTAATAGTTCTGAAAGATTCAGAGTTTCCAACGTTCGTGATTCAAGTAGTTATCAAAAAATCCAACCAGATACTTCTGCTGTAACTCCTCTTCTTTATTATGATCATTATCCAAATTATTCCAAGGCAAAAGAGTCGACATTGGAGAAGAGTAGTACAGCATCTTATAATGCCAAGACTTCAAATCTACTGCAGCATTCTAGTAAACCTCAGTCTTCACCTGTATTCCCAAAACCATCTTCCCATACTGCTGCTCCCAACTGTGGGAAATCCAATTCATCTTCCTTCAGAGCTCATTCGCTTTCATCATCGACATTGGAGAAGACTAGTACAGCATCTTATAATGCCAAGACTTCAAGTCCATTGCAGCATTATAGTAAACCTCAGTCTTCACATCCAACTCCATCAGGCTCTATTAGTCCTTCTTCGTCGTCTTCGTCTTCCTTCGGAGCCCATTCGCGTTCATCGTCACTTCTTAGACCTCAAGAGATATCGTATCTACGATCTCCTTCTCCAGTTTCCTCTGACTTAACCCGATCTTCAGTTAACCAACTTGTTTCTTCATCTAAACTGCCAACACCAACTCCAAAGCCCTCTTATTCTCTTCCCTCCCCATCTACTACATCTTTCCCCGAACCTCCTCGAGAGCCGACTCTACATCCAACTTCATCCAGTAAAACAAATGCACAGGAGTACATATTGGATTCTGATAGTTTGTCGACTTTGTACTTAGCTCCTAAGGATATTGAAGATCTGATAAAAAACGACATTGTACCTCATGTTCTGAGAAAACCTCTGTCGCCTTCAACATATAAGTCTTACTTTGCTGCCCTGCTCTATGCTGAGGACTTCTATTATAAG AAATGGAGTGATTACAAATTGAGAAATGTCAGTTTGGAGCTCCAACAAATAACAATCCATAAAAGAccgaacaagaaaacaaagttCAATGGCCATGAGAAGGTCACTACAACCTTTGTGGCATTTGAGATCGACTCTGTCCCTGAGAGGCGGCCATTTCTCTTGTCAAGGGATTTGGTTCATGCAAGGCTTTGTGAGAGGAAACTTGAGCCATTTCAG GGCCTTGTCTACAAAGTTTCCAGGAGTAATTATCAATTAAGGATGAACAACATTCTGTTGGTCAATTTTGGGGAAGACTTCCATTCTCGGCATCGCAAAACCGACAAATACGACATCAGTTTTACCTTCAACAGAGTTTGTTTAAAGAGAGCTCACCAAGCTATAAAAGAAGCGTCTGATTCTTTGCTCCAGAGTTTCCTCTTCCCTAAATCCACGTCCAGAAAAGTCGACCCCTACATCGAAGTTACACGTTCAGGCCAGCAATTACTTGACCCTGCTCAAAAGAATGCAATTCGTCAGATTTTACTCTTACAAGGTTCACCACCTTACCTAATCAGAGGTTCACCCTGTGTTAGCTCTTATGACTGGGCAGAGAATCAAACTAGGAAAATCACGAAAACAGGAGAAGTTGTTGTAGGAGCAGTGTTTCAGATTTACTCAACCTCTCCTAATTGTAAAATTCTGATATGTGCTCCCAGGAATACAACATGTGATGAGTTGATGATATCTTTGAAGAAGGTGATTCCTGAGTCGAACATGTTCCGTGCTATCGCGGCTTTTCGAGAACGAGACGAGGTCCCAGATGACATCTTACCACTGTGTGACTACAACAGGGATCAGGAGTGTTTCGCTTGTCCTGCACTTGACGAGCTCCACAAATACAAGATAATATTCTCGACGTTCATGAGCAGCTTTCGACTACGTACTAAAGGCTCGGCTCCTGGACATTTTAGCCATATTTTTCTGTTGGATGCATCGGCAGCTATCGAGCCTGAGGTGCTAGTTCCCTTGACTAAGTTTGCAATAGATGCTACTAATGTCATAGTTACGGGACAAAGAGGGAATCATCCATATTGGGTACGGTCACAAATTGCTCGAAGACATGGATTGAAGATATCATATTTTGAGAGACTTGAGGAGAGGATGCCATATAGAGGCAATAATCCATCCTTCATTTCAGAGGTATatgaggaagatgatgaaagtgAGGATAGCTTTATATGA
- the LOC111808732 gene encoding transmembrane protein 53-like, whose product MGSLPGILQRPFVAVTAVAVASFSSDFSDKLPSQRPPEASFSSPSSSSESILDFLKESKTSFVSHTSVSKLANLSFVTKIHAPIPKCSFPIPNSSCNYVGNFRTSLVSSSVLSNLYQSAALTKASKQAAPSRNLSFPPSEVMYRWHLPEPTSVDITGSSACSVAKSRTVVVLLGWLGAKQKHLNRYAEWYTSRGFHAITFTFPMAEILAYQLGGKVEQHIDLLVNHLADWLEEEHGKNLVFHTFSNTGWLTYGAILEKFQNHDSSLLGRIKGCIVDSAPVAAPDPQVWASGFSAAFLKKNSVATKGLTTLDNTGMELSISNKENIEPKPAVTEAALLLVLEKIFGFVLKLPTVNRRLSDVLNTLSLSQPSCPQLYIYSSADRVIPADSVESFIEEQRRAGHEVRACNFVSTPHVDHFRNDPKLYTSQLSQFLADCLLTSCCRESC is encoded by the exons ATGGGTTCCTTGCCTGGAATCCTTCAACGACCATTCGTCGCTGTAACTGCTGTGGCTGTGGCATCTTTTTCCTCTGACTTTTCAGACAAGTTACCGTCTCAGAGACCCCCAGaggcttctttttcttctccttcttcttcctcagaATCAATTTTGGATTTCTTGAAGGAATCAAAGACGTCATTTGTTTCCCATACTTCTGTTTCAAAACTTGCAAACTTATCATTTGTTACTAAAATTCATGCACCTATCCCTAAATGTAGCTTTCCGATTCCAAATTCCAGTTGCAACTATGTTGGAAACTTCCGCACGTCTTTGGTTTCCTCCTCCGTTCTCTCTAATTTATATCAGTCAGCTGCATTGACCAAGGCATCAAAGCAGGCTGCACCTTCACGTAATCTTTCTTTCCCACCTTCTGAGGTTATGTACAGATGGCATTTACCGGAGCCAACGTCGGTAGATATTACGGGTAGTTCTGCTTGTTCAGTGGCAAAATCTAGGACGGTGGTGGTTTTATTAGGATGGTTGGGAGCCAAGCAGAAACATTTAAATAGATACGCCGAATGGTATACTTCCAGGGGTTTTCATGCCATTACCTTTACTTTTCCAATGGCTGAGATACTTGCGTATCAGCTTGGTGGGAAAGTTGAACAGCACATTGACTTGCTTGTGAACCATCTAGCTGATTGGTTGGAAGAGGAGCACGGGAAGAACCTGGTGTTTCACACTTTTAGCAATACTGGATGGTTAAC GTATGGAGCTATTCTGGAGAAGTTTCAGAATCATGATTCTTCTTTATTGGGAAGGATTAAGGGCTGCATTGTCGATTCTGCTCCTGTTGCAGCTCCTGATCCTCAG GTCTGGGCTTCAGGCTTCTCTGCAGcctttttgaaaaagaacaGTGTGGCAACAAAAGGATTGACAACCTTGGACAACACAGGGATGGAATTATCAATCagcaataaagaaaatatagaacCTAAACCAGCAGTTACCGAAGCAGCACTTCTATTAGTTTTGGAAAAGATCTTCGGCTTCGTTTTGAAACTACCTACAGTGAACAG GAGGCTCTCTGATGTGTTGAACACATTATCGTTGTCACAACCAAGCTGCCCTCAATTGTATATCTACAGCTCAGCAGATCGAGTTATCCCAGCAGATTCCGTGGAATCATTTATAGAGGAGCAACGACGCGCAGGACATGAGGTTAGAGCTTGTAATTTTGTGTCCACCCCTCATGTAGATCATTTTAGGAATGACCCAAAATTGTATACTTCTCAGCTTAGTCAGTTCCTGGCCGATTGCTTGCTTACCTCTTGTTGTAGAGAGTCCTGTTAG
- the LOC111808542 gene encoding GEM-like protein 7: MEALLQRHVIGFPIGSSVQRLLPDLAGHYNIPSPDSKYPTLKQCSKDSMLSRVNKLGKRADSFAHGVREHVKLGSKITETVKGKLSLGARILQVGGLRKIYKQLFNVGDGEKLLKAVHCYLSTTAGPIAGLLFISTAKIAFCSDRSIKVSSPTGELIRFHYKVLIPVGKIERINQSENVMKPSQKYMEIVTVDNFDFWFMGFLNYRKTLQYLQDVIYQECKKC; encoded by the exons ATGGAAGCTTTACTACAGAGACATGTTATTGGATTTCCAATTGGATCATCAGTTCAGAGACTCTTACCTGATCTTGCTGGCCACTACAACATTCCATCTCCAGACAGTAAATACCCAACATTAAAACAAT gtaGTAAAGATTCAATGCTTAGCAGGGTGAACAAGCTTGGTAAAAGAGCTGACAGCTTTGCTCATGGAGTCCGGGAGCATG TGAAACTAGGATCCAAGATCACAGAAACTGTCAAAGGAAAGTTGAGCTTAGGAGCTAGAATTCTTCAAGTAGGTGGATTAAGAAAAATCTACAAGCAATTGTTTAATGTTGGAGATGGTGAGAAACTATTGAAGGCTGTCCACTGCTATTTGTCAACCACAGCTGGACCTATTGCAGGTCTGCTCTTCATATCCACAGCTAAGATCGCCTTCTGCAGCGACAGATCGATCAAAGTTTCTTCCCCCACCGGAGAGCTAATTCGATTCCATTACAAG GTATTGATTCCAGTaggaaaaatagagagaatcAATCAAAGTGAGAATGTGATGAAGCCTTCACAGAAGTACATGGAAATAGTTACGGTGGATAATTTTGACTTCTGGTTTATGGGGTTCTTGAATTATCGCAAAACTCTTCAATATCTTCAAGATGTGATCTATCAAGAATGCAAGAAATGCTAG
- the LOC111808230 gene encoding probable prefoldin subunit 5, with protein sequence MASRKGGSAGEGVRSLELEKMSVEQLKAFKEQTDMEVNLLHDSLNNIRTATSRLDIATAALHDLSLRPQGKKMLVPLTASLYVPGTLDDADKVLVDVGTGYFIEKTMAEGKDYCDRKIKLLRSNFDQLIEIATKKKKVADEAGVILQAKLKQMAATT encoded by the exons ATGGCGTCGAGAAAAGGAGGTAGCGCCGGCGAAGGGGTGAGATCGTTGGAGTTGGAGAAGATGAGTGTCGAGCAGCTAAAAGCCTTCAAGGAACAGACTGATATGGAAGTCAATCTCCTTCACGATAGCCTCAACAACATTCGCACAGCCACTTCTCGCCTCGACATTGCCACCGCTGCTCTTCACGACCTCTCGCTCCGCCCTCAAG GCAAGAAGATGTTGGTGCCTCTTACTGCTTCGCTTTATGTTCCTGGAACGCTCGATGATGCCGATAAGGTCTTGGTGGATGTAGGCACTGGATACTTCATTGAG AAAACAATGGCTGAAGGAAAAGATTACTGTGATCGAAAGATCAAATTGCTGAGGTCGAATTTTGACCAACTAATCGAG ATTGctactaaaaagaaaaaagtagcaGATGAAGCTGGGGTGATCTTACAAGCAAAGCTGAAGCAGATGGCTGCTACAACATAG
- the LOC111809365 gene encoding GEM-like protein 4 isoform X1: MDALMTREVAGILVGSTAFQPVEKSLKRLLPAPIGSQSPDGEPRATKQCREDAVVSRGSKVGSFAHGVREHVAVRLGQKIRETVKGKLNLGAKILQVGGLRKVYKQLFSVREGEKLLKACQCHLSTTTGPLAGLLFISTHKLAFCSDKSLKLSSPTGELLRFHYKVVIPMGRIERVNQSKNVMKPSQKYLEIVTVDNFDFWFMGFQNFQKTFRFLQQAISHEWKTNC, encoded by the exons atggatgCTTTGATGACCCGAGAAGTCGCCGGGATCCTTGTTGGCTCCACGGCGTTTCAGCCGGTTGAGAAGTCGCTGAAGAGACTGTTGCCTGCTCCGATCGGTAGTCAATCTCCCGATGGCGAACCCCGGGCGACAAAACAAT GTAGAGAGGATGCAGTTGTTAGCAGGGGGAGCAAGGTTGGGAGTTTTGCCCATGGAGTTAGAGAACATG TTGCAGTGAGATTAGGACAAAAGATCAGAGAAACAGTGAAGGGAAAGTTGAACTTGGGAGCAAAGATTCTTCAAGTTGGTGGGTTGAGGAAAGTTTACAAGCAGTTATTTAGTGTaagagaaggagagaagctATTGAAGGCTTGTCAATGCCATTTGTCAACAACAACAGGACCCCTTGCAGGTCTTCTCTTCATATCCACACACAAACTAGCCTTTTGCAGTGACAAATCACTCAAACTTTCTTCCCCAACTGGAGAGCTCCTAAGATTCCATTACAAG GTAGTGATTCCAATGGGGAGGATAGAGAGAGTGAACCAAAGTAAGAATGTGATGAAGCCTTCACAGAAATACTTGGAGATAGTAACGGTGGATAATTTTGATTTCTGGTTCATGGGgttccaaaattttcaaaaaacatTCAGATTTCTTCAACAAGCTATCTCTCATGAGTGGAAGACTAACTGCTAG
- the LOC111809365 gene encoding putative GEM-like protein 8 isoform X2 — MDALMTREVAGILVGSTAFQPVEKSLKRLLPAPIGSQSPDGEPRATKQCREDAVVSRGSKVGSFAHGVREHVRLGQKIRETVKGKLNLGAKILQVGGLRKVYKQLFSVREGEKLLKACQCHLSTTTGPLAGLLFISTHKLAFCSDKSLKLSSPTGELLRFHYKVVIPMGRIERVNQSKNVMKPSQKYLEIVTVDNFDFWFMGFQNFQKTFRFLQQAISHEWKTNC, encoded by the exons atggatgCTTTGATGACCCGAGAAGTCGCCGGGATCCTTGTTGGCTCCACGGCGTTTCAGCCGGTTGAGAAGTCGCTGAAGAGACTGTTGCCTGCTCCGATCGGTAGTCAATCTCCCGATGGCGAACCCCGGGCGACAAAACAAT GTAGAGAGGATGCAGTTGTTAGCAGGGGGAGCAAGGTTGGGAGTTTTGCCCATGGAGTTAGAGAACATG TGAGATTAGGACAAAAGATCAGAGAAACAGTGAAGGGAAAGTTGAACTTGGGAGCAAAGATTCTTCAAGTTGGTGGGTTGAGGAAAGTTTACAAGCAGTTATTTAGTGTaagagaaggagagaagctATTGAAGGCTTGTCAATGCCATTTGTCAACAACAACAGGACCCCTTGCAGGTCTTCTCTTCATATCCACACACAAACTAGCCTTTTGCAGTGACAAATCACTCAAACTTTCTTCCCCAACTGGAGAGCTCCTAAGATTCCATTACAAG GTAGTGATTCCAATGGGGAGGATAGAGAGAGTGAACCAAAGTAAGAATGTGATGAAGCCTTCACAGAAATACTTGGAGATAGTAACGGTGGATAATTTTGATTTCTGGTTCATGGGgttccaaaattttcaaaaaacatTCAGATTTCTTCAACAAGCTATCTCTCATGAGTGGAAGACTAACTGCTAG
- the LOC111809236 gene encoding probable RNA helicase SDE3: MWMIINFLRRIFGIDRPEYDNRGKARQLRVFASSYTGSKSEFDKGGYSRRFHPSRYQLSQSVISIKIRPQFGRPLRDLSKKPKSLFESLVTTHSVRPSASIKNSESARVSRASEPYSEFIAKTYATAQSTSNKKSVSDSHSRASISSSNFFVTTHTTGKSASPKPAVPLPEVTAEPPPTSNPTLRPVSGHGRNQSAYILEANSSLALYLIPKDVEELIKYDAVPPVLRHPVCPATYKSYFAALLYAEDFYCKKWSDYKLESVNLELQEILIRKQANRKARIDGDEKFYKTFAAFEFDSVPERRPFLLSRDLVHARLSGTEYEPFQGFVYRVSSSHRSRKRSVLLVDFGDDFYDWHHETNKYDISFTFNRVCLKRAHQAIQEASDSLFHNFLFPESMSRTRHPSIQVTHSTHQCLDPAQKHAVHHILNLHSSPPYLINGPPCIHVNDRARNRTFELSRTGTIIKEAVIQIYSTSPNCRILICAPKNSTCDELMISLKKVIPESNMFRAIAAFRERDDVPYDILSSCYYNEDEECFSSPILDKLREYKIIFSTYMSSFRLHAKGLAAGHFNHIFLLDASAAIEPETLVPLTKFATNATSVIVTGQTGNQPNYVRSTIGRRNGLKTSYFERLEVSLPYSDLNPLFISGLEEQPGSNGEVVGLTGTYMY, translated from the exons ATGTGgatgattataaattttctgCGTCGAATTTTTGGGATCGATCGTCCCGAGTATGACAATCGTGGAAAAGCTCGGCAGCTTCGCGTTTTTGCAAGCTCTTACACGGGATCGAAATCGGAGTTCGACAAAGGCGGCTATTCGAGAAGGTTTCATCCGAGTAGGTATCAGTTAAGCCAATCAGTTATATCAATCAAAATTCGTCCGCAGTTCGGTAGGCCTTTGAGAGATTTAAGTAAGAAACCTAAATCTCTGTTTGAGTCGCTTGTGACGACACATTCAGTCAGACCGTCGGCTTCAATTAAGAACTCGGAATCCGCTAGGGTTTCGAGAGCTTCAGAGCCTTATTCTGAGTTCATCGCGAAGACATACGCCACCGCACAGTCGACATCAAATAAGAAATCGGTATCAGATAGTCATTCGAGagcttcaatttcttcatcGAATTTCTTCGTGACAACACACACTACCGGTAAATCGGCTTCTCCTAAACCGGCGGTGCCGCTGCCGGAAGTTACCGCCGAGCCACCGCCGACCTCGAACCCGACTCTGCGTCCAGTTTCTGGCCATGGAAGGAATCAGTCGGCGTACATTCTGGAGGCGAACAGTTCCTTGGCCTTGTACTTAATTCCTAAAGACGTTGAAGAGTTGATCAAATACGACGCCGTTCCTCCAGTTCTGAGACATCCCGTGTGTCCTGCAACTTACAAGTCTTATTTTGCTGCTCTTCTCTACGCTGAGGACTTCTATTGCAAG AAATGGAGCGACTACAAATTGGAAAGCGTGAATTTAGAGCTTCAAGAAATTTTGATTCGTAAACAAGCAAATAGGAAAGCGAGAATCGACGGCGATGAAAAGTTCTATAAAACCTTCGCGGCATTCGAGTTTGATTCAGTTCCTGAGAGGCGGCCGTTTCTACTATCGAGGGATTTGGTCCACGCACGACTCTCCGGGACCGAATACGAGCCATTTCAG GGTTTCGTCTATCGAGTTTCTTCGAGTCATAGGTCGAGGAAGCGAAGCGTTCTTTTGGTTGATTTCGGAGACGATTTTTATGACTGGCATCATGAAACcaacaaatatgatatcagTTTCACCTTCAACAGAGTTTGTTTAAAAAGAGCTCACCAAGCCATACAAGAAGCATCTGATTCTTTGTTCCACAATTTCCTTTTCCCTGAATCCATGTCAAGAACAAGACATCCCTCCATTCAAGTTACACATTCTACCCATCAATGTCTTGATCCTGCTCAAAAACATGCAGTCCATCACATTTTGAATCTTCATAGCTCACCACCTTATCTGATCAACGGTCCACCGTGCATACACGTCAACGATCGGGCTCGGAATCGAACGTTCGAGCTTTCGAGAACGGGCACAATCATTAAAGAAGCAGTGATTCAGATTTACTCAACCTCTCCCAATTGCAGAATCCTAATCTGTGCTCCTAAAAACTCAACATGTGATGAGCTGATGATATCTTTGAAGAAGGTGATTCCCGAGTCCAACATGTTTCGTGCTATCGCCGCTTTTCGAGAGCGAGACGATGTACCATACGACATATTGTCTTCGTGTTATTACAACGAGGACGAGGAGTGTTTCAGTTCTCCAATACTCGACAAGCTCCGCGAATACAAGATTATATTCTCGACGTACATGAGTAGCTTCCGACTACATGCTAAAGGCTTGGCTGCTGGACATTTCAACCATATTTTCTTGCTCGATGCATCGGCAGCTATCGAGCCCGAAACGTTGGTGCCTTTGACTAAGTTCGCTACAAATGCAACCAGTGTTATAGTTACTGGACAGACAGGGAACCAACCTAATTATGTTCGGTCAACAATCGGTCGAAGAAATGGATTGAAGACATCATATTTTGAAAGACTTGAGGTAAGCTTGCCATATAGTGACCTTAATCCTCTGTTCATTTCAGGCTTAGAGGAACAGCCAGGAAGTAATGGCGAAGTTGTTGGGTTGACTGGTACATATATGTATTAA